The window ACATCCAAGACAAGTAAGAGAGATACCTATTGAGGTGAAGGATGGGGATGGACAATCTGGTCATTCTAGAAATGCTCCTGTTATTGAGGATGTTACAGACACTGACCAGACCCATGGCCCAGAAACTCGTGGGACTGTCATAATTGATGAGGATGATGACGAAATAGTTCCAGATCCTCTGGCAACACATGCTGCCAGGCGTGATAGAACAAGTGATGATGTCTTTGACGGGGACTCCACAGCAGTGTTCTCTGGACCAAGTGCTCCTGCTGCTGATGTCTTGCCAGACTATGCCAATGATATTGAGGAGGAAATGGTTCGCGCTGCAATTGAAGCTTCCAAACGTGATGCTGAAATGTC of the Capsicum annuum cultivar UCD-10X-F1 unplaced genomic scaffold, UCD10Xv1.1 ctg17768, whole genome shotgun sequence genome contains:
- the LOC124890452 gene encoding plant UBX domain-containing protein 8-like, translated to MEIDDPITEEFHRPPFSVFPSSRIPNAFSLLDPSFPRSVFDTDLTSRAPFVSHPRQVREIPIEVKDGDGQSGHSRNAPVIEDVTDTDQTHGPETRGTVIIDEDDDEIVPDPLATHAARRDRTSDDVFDGDSTAVFSGPSAPAADVLPDYANDIEEEMVRAAIEASKRDAEMSTQQFDVNSEL